In the genome of Hydrogenispora ethanolica, the window GTGCCGTAAGCCTTGCCCGTGGGGACGGTATGGCAAAAGATGGCTTCGACCCGGTCGGGCCGGGCGTCGGTGGCCAGATCCCAGTCCTGGGGGGCTCCGCCCCAGAGCAGGTCGCGGACAGCGCCGCCGACCAGGTAAGCCTGGTGCCCGGCAGCCAGCAGCGTCGCGGCCGCGGCGCGGACCCACCCGGGAATGGCCTGAAAATTGAGGGCCTCGGTCGTGTTCAAGGCGAAACGGGCCTTGGGGGCGGACATGGCAAACACCCTTTCTGCAATCGAATCCGGCGCGGCTTGGCGCCGCCTGCTTCATGCTGCACGTCAAGGATTTGGCGATCGGTAACCGGACTGTGACATCACGGATCGTTCCATCTTTGGGAATGAGCAAGCGGCCTATCGACTCACCCCCTGAGCTTCGCTCTGCCGGCAGCAGCTTTAGGAAACTTCCCCTCTCTCTTTTCCGAAAAAATTATTCCAGAATAAGGAAACGTCACTTGATGATATTGACCGCCGCCGCGAATCAGAACCAATGCTTCCGCTTGAAGTACCAGAGCAGCCCGGCGACGGTGCCGGCCATCACCAGCCATAGGAAGAGCAGTCCGTGCGGCCAGGCCAGCTCGGGGAAGTGCCGGAAATTCATGCCGTAGTAGCCGACGATCAGGGTCAGCGGCAGGATGATGGTGGAGACGACGGTCAGGGTCATCATCACCTCGTTCATCCGGTTGGAGAGAGCCGACAGGTAGATCTCCTGGGCTCCGGCCAGGATGTCGCGCTGGGTCTCGCAAAGCTCATGGACGCGAATGACCTGGTCGTAGAGGAGGCTCATGAAGGGCAGGGCCTCCAGATCGACGAAGGGGTTCTCGCGCCGTGACAGGAGCGCCAGGGCCTCGCGCATCGGAGCCAGGGCCTTGCGCATGGCGATCAGCTTCCGCTTCAGCGCAAAGAGCTCGGTGAGGAGTTCCCGGTCGGGCTTGGGGAAGATCCGGTCCTCCAGCGCCTCGGTACGGTCGGCGACCTCGTCCAGCACCTTGAAGCCCTGACTGATCAGGGGCGCGGCCAGATGATAGCAGAGGATGTCCGATCCCTGGCTGAAGAAACGGGCCGGCGGATCGGGCGGCAGCTCCCGGAGCGCCTCCAGCGGCCCGGCATGCACAGTGATCAGGAAATTGGCGCCGATCAGGAAATGGCAGCCCCGCAGTTCGACGGCGCCCTCCGCGTCCCAGTGGATCTCCTGGAGCAGCAGGTGCAGATAATCCTGGTATTCATCGAGAAAGGCGCGGGGCTGGGGCGTGAAGAGCCGCTCGATGGTCAGGGGATGAAACAGTTTCAGCCCCGTCAGGACCGGCCGGATCTCCGCCTCGCCGCCCGCCAGATCCAGCCAGAGAACCGTGGCGGAATCGCCCAGCATCCCCGCAAATTCCGCATCGGGCAGCCGGGTTACGCCCGAGTGCTCCCGCCAAGCCAAGAACATCGCCATCACCTCGCCAAAGATCTTCCATGTCGGCTGCCAAAAACCTGCTTGGGATCCCCGCCCATCCGATCATTTGTTTTCCCCCGCGCACGCTGGAAGACAATATTTATACCGTAGTATATCCGGGTTTAACCCCCGGTTAATCCGGGATTAATTCGCACCGGCTATGATCAGGTAAAATTTGAAATTCAAAGGCGCCGGACGGCGCGGAAGGCTACGGGAACGGTGAGCCGCGCCGGAAAGAGGAGTATTATGCCGCATAAGATTTTAGTCACCGCGCACGCGGGTTGCATGAAGACCGCCATGGACAGTCTGGAATCGGTGTACGCCGGGGTCGCGGCCGGCGCCGATGTCATTGAGGTGGATGTGCGCTTTGCGGAGGGAGAAATCCCGGTCCTGAGCCACGATCCGCTGGAGCCGGGGCAAGACCGGCGGCCGGTCCGGCTGGCCGAGGTCCTCGAGTATGTGGAGGGCCAGCGGGGAACGGTTCTCAACCTGGATCTGAAGGAGACCTACGGACTGCCGTCCCTGATGGAGCTGTTGCGGCGGACCGGCATGGCGGAGCGGGTCTTTTTCACCGGCTTAGAACCCAGGGCCGTCCCCGAGGTGCAACGGGCCGCGCCCGGCATTCCCTATCTCGTCGATTACCAGCCCGAGCCGTGGCTGAGCGCCAACCCCAGCTACTTGAAGATCCTGGCCGTCATGGTCAAAGAGCTGGGGGCGCTCGGGCTCAATCCTTCGTATCAATATGTGACCGAACCGCTGGTGGACACCTTTCACGCCGCCGGCCTGAAGGTCTATGTCTGGACAGTAAACCGGCTGGTCACCATGAACGGGCTGATCCGGCTGGGAGTGGACTCGATCACCACCAAGCGGGTGGATCTCCTGGTTCAGGCATTGCGCGAAGCGGGCTGCGGGGGTGAAGTCGATGCGCTGGCTTGATTGGAAAGGCTTCTATCACGCATTGGGCAGGAAGCGGTTCGGCGAATGGCTGATCTTCACCGCGTTTCTGCTGTTTTTCTTCGGCCCCCTGGTGAACCTGACCATGCTGGCCTTTTCCCAGGACTACCTGTACCCGAAGTTCTTCCCTTCGGCCCTGTCCCTGAAATGGTGGCAGTTCGTCCTCTCGCAGCAGAACCTGGCGGGAGCGATGATCCTCTCCTTCATCGTGGCCATCGTCACCACGCTGGCCTCGGCGTTGATCTGTCTGCCGGCGGCCTACGCTTTCGCCCGGATCGACTTTCCGCTGCGGCGCTTCTGCTACGCCTCGTTTTTACTGACCAACGCCTTTCCGAAGATGGGCTTGTACGTCACCATCGGCATGCTTTTTTACAAGCTCAATCTGATGGGCTCCTTTCCGGGAGTGATCATCATTCACCTGATCAATACCATGATGTATATGACGTGGATCCCGGCGGGGGCGTTCTCCAGCGTCCACCGGCAGCAGGAAGAGGCGGCCCGGGACGTGGGGGCCTCGCCCTGGCAGACATTCCGCCATGTGACCCTGCCCCTGGCGATGCCGGGAATCATGGTGGCGGCGATTTTCACCTTTCTGACCTCGCTGGAGGAGGCGCAAGGCACCCTGCTGGTGGGGGTCCCCAACGTGAAAACCATTCCGGTGGTGATGTATTCGGTGATCTTCGATTACCCCGCCATGGCGGGCGCGGTGTTCTCAATCATCCTGGTGATCCCGACAGTGATCCTGCTGCTGTTGATGCGGAAGTCGGCGGGCGGCAAGTCCCTGGCCCAAGGGTTGAAAGGCTTCAACTAAAGCGTTGTGATAAACCCTGTCCCAAAGGTCAGGGTGGACACAAAAGCTCAGGGAAGCAAGGGATAAAGTCGATTTTGAACCTTTTACAAGCTGACTTCCGATTCGAAAGACTTTATCACCTGGCTTCCAAAGATCAAGGTTTGTTAGAAGCGTTGTGATAAACCCTGTCCGAAGGCCAGGGTGAACACAAAAGCTCAGAAAAGCAAGTGATAAAGTCGTTTTTTAGTCCATTGAAAGGATGATTTCCGAATTTGAGGACTTTATCACATGGCTTCTAGAATGGAGGCGCAACGAATGAATGCAGCGGCGCAGGAAGACCGCCGGCCGAAGCTGGTCCTGAAACAATTGACCAAACGTTATAAGAACGGCGACGGCGTGGCGGATATCGATCTCACGGTGTACGAGGGAGAACTGGTGACGATGCTCGGCCCGTCGGGCTGCGGCAAAACCACCATCCTGCGGGTGATCGGGGGGTTCCTCGAGCCGGACCGGGGCGAAGTCATCCTGGACGGGATGAATATCGAAAAACTGCCGCCGGAGAAACGGCCCACCGCGATGGTGTTTCAGAGCTATAACTTATGGCCGCACATGACGATCTTCGACAACCTGGCCTTCGGACTGCGGCTGCGCAAGCTGCCGGCGGACCGGATCCGGGAAGCGGTCGGTCAGGCGCTGGAGCTGGTACGGATGAAAGGAACCGAAAAGAAGTATCCGGCCCAGCTCTCCGGGGGACAACAGCAACGGGTGGCCATCGCCCGGGCGCTGGTGCTCAAACCGGCCTTATTATTGTTGGATGAGCCCTTCTCGGCGCTGGACGCCAAGATCCGGGCCCAGATGCGGGAAGAGCTGAAGAAGATCCAGACCGAGCTGAATATCACCGTGGTCTTTGTCACCCACGATCAGGCAGAAGCGATGGCCATCTCGGACCGGATCGTGGTGATGAGCAAAGGCGTTTTCGAGCAGATCGGCACCCCGGCCGAGGTCTACGACTACCCCCATACCATGTTTGTGGCCAAATTCATCGGCGATATGAACTTTATCCAGGATGGCAAAGCGGAGGGCGTGATCGCCGCCCGGCCCGAGGACATCCGGATCCTCCCCCAGGGGACGGGCCGGATCCGCGGCCGGATCCGCACCATCATGATCCTGGGCCATTATATCGAGATGAATGTCCAGAGCGAGCAGGGGGTGATCAAGGCCTTTCTGCCGCGCGAGCAAGGCGGAGAGTATCAGGTCGGCGCGGAAGTGTTCCTGGATATCGGGAAACACTGCCGCTTCCCCGCACCTCCGGCGCCGGCCGATGCCGCGCCGCCCCGGCCGGTCGCTCCCGTTGCCGGGCGGCCGGAGACGATCTTCGGATCCTAAGCAAACCAACTTGAAGGAGGAAGAAAGATGCGTTCCAAGAAAATCGGAGTTTTGTTCCTGGCGGTGCTCCTGGGAGTACTCGGCGGAGTGACCCAGATCGGAGCCGCCGCCAACGAAAAGGCCACCATCAATCTTTACACCGGGGGATCGGACAACGTCCGGATCGCCTGGGAGGCGGTGCTCCAAGCGTTTCAAAAGAAGAATCCCGGCATCAACGTGCAA includes:
- a CDS encoding ABC transporter permease → MRWLDWKGFYHALGRKRFGEWLIFTAFLLFFFGPLVNLTMLAFSQDYLYPKFFPSALSLKWWQFVLSQQNLAGAMILSFIVAIVTTLASALICLPAAYAFARIDFPLRRFCYASFLLTNAFPKMGLYVTIGMLFYKLNLMGSFPGVIIIHLINTMMYMTWIPAGAFSSVHRQQEEAARDVGASPWQTFRHVTLPLAMPGIMVAAIFTFLTSLEEAQGTLLVGVPNVKTIPVVMYSVIFDYPAMAGAVFSIILVIPTVILLLLMRKSAGGKSLAQGLKGFN
- the corA gene encoding magnesium/cobalt transporter CorA, producing MFLAWREHSGVTRLPDAEFAGMLGDSATVLWLDLAGGEAEIRPVLTGLKLFHPLTIERLFTPQPRAFLDEYQDYLHLLLQEIHWDAEGAVELRGCHFLIGANFLITVHAGPLEALRELPPDPPARFFSQGSDILCYHLAAPLISQGFKVLDEVADRTEALEDRIFPKPDRELLTELFALKRKLIAMRKALAPMREALALLSRRENPFVDLEALPFMSLLYDQVIRVHELCETQRDILAGAQEIYLSALSNRMNEVMMTLTVVSTIILPLTLIVGYYGMNFRHFPELAWPHGLLFLWLVMAGTVAGLLWYFKRKHWF
- a CDS encoding glycerophosphodiester phosphodiesterase, with protein sequence MPHKILVTAHAGCMKTAMDSLESVYAGVAAGADVIEVDVRFAEGEIPVLSHDPLEPGQDRRPVRLAEVLEYVEGQRGTVLNLDLKETYGLPSLMELLRRTGMAERVFFTGLEPRAVPEVQRAAPGIPYLVDYQPEPWLSANPSYLKILAVMVKELGALGLNPSYQYVTEPLVDTFHAAGLKVYVWTVNRLVTMNGLIRLGVDSITTKRVDLLVQALREAGCGGEVDALA
- a CDS encoding ABC transporter ATP-binding protein, whose amino-acid sequence is MNAAAQEDRRPKLVLKQLTKRYKNGDGVADIDLTVYEGELVTMLGPSGCGKTTILRVIGGFLEPDRGEVILDGMNIEKLPPEKRPTAMVFQSYNLWPHMTIFDNLAFGLRLRKLPADRIREAVGQALELVRMKGTEKKYPAQLSGGQQQRVAIARALVLKPALLLLDEPFSALDAKIRAQMREELKKIQTELNITVVFVTHDQAEAMAISDRIVVMSKGVFEQIGTPAEVYDYPHTMFVAKFIGDMNFIQDGKAEGVIAARPEDIRILPQGTGRIRGRIRTIMILGHYIEMNVQSEQGVIKAFLPREQGGEYQVGAEVFLDIGKHCRFPAPPAPADAAPPRPVAPVAGRPETIFGS